The genomic interval TCGTTCGCGAGGTAGAGCGCGTGGCCCTGGACCTGGAGGGACGTTCCGCCGTCGTCCTCCGGCCGGCTGAGGGTGGTCTTCAGGATGGGATTGCGAGGGTGGCTCACGTCGAAGACGCTGAGTCCTCCCGTCCGGCCTTCCCGCGTGACGGAGACGACGTAGGCGTGGCCCTGGGCGATGTCGAGGTCCACCGGCATCCCCACCGGAATGTGGCGCTCGGCGACGGCCGGCAAGGCCGGTGTGGAGTCTGGCGGCGTGGTGGGGGCCGAGGGCTCCGGCGTGGGGGTGTCGTCGTTGCGCGCGGTGGCACCGGCGAGCAGCTGGCAAGGGCGGACGAGATGGAGTCGGCGCGGGGGAACCGCCATCGGGAGACCTCGTGGGGACCCATGCGGCTGGGCGGACGCGAGCCTAGCCGCGTCCGGGGCCCGGGTTCCTTGCGAAGAACTAATCGGACCGAGGGTTTGTTGAAGATGCGCAGGTACGGGGCTTGTGCGTCCCGGGGGGCTAGGCGGCGGAAGCGGCCCTCCGCCGGGCCTTGCGTGTCGCGTCGTCCGGGTACTGCCCCCCGTTCAGGTGCTTGAGCCGCGTGCCCACGCGGACGATGGCGTCAATCACGGGCACCAGCTCCATGCCCAGCTCCGACAGCGTGTACTCCACCGACGGGGGCGAAGTGGGCTGCACCTCGCGCGACACGGCGCCCTTGGCCTCCAGCTCCCGCAGCCGCGTGGTGAGCACCTTGGGCGAGATGCCCGGGATGTCCTTGATGAGCTCACCGAAGCGCCGAGGCCCCCCCGACAGATGCCAGATGACGTTGGGCGTCCACACTCCACCCAGCAACGTCATGCACGTGCGCATGGGACAGCCAGGGGGCGGTGGCGGGGCCTTGCTCTTCCTCTGCTTGAGCGACATCGGCGACTCCAGGCGGGTGGTTACCAGTCGGTGAGTAGTTACCAACGGGTGAGTGGAAAGTGCCCTTACCATAGTCTCGTTACTATCCTTCGGTAACTGCCCTCGTTACCTTCGCGGCGCCTTTTCACTCAGCCACGAGGAAACCCCCATGAAGCTCTATTTCGCTCCCGGCGCCTGCTCGCTCTCTCCCCACATCGTCGCGCGTGAGGCGGGCCTCGACCTCCAGCTCACCAAGGTCGACACGCAGACGAAGGTGATGGAGGGCGGCGGCGACTTCTGGAAGGTGAACGCCAAGGGCTATGTGCCCGCCCTGGAGTTCGAGCCGGGCGACGTGCTCACCGAGGGCACCGCCATCGTCCAGTACCTCGGCGACCAGCGCCCCGCGACGGGCCTCGTCGCGGCCGCCGGCACGCGTGCGCGCTATCAGCAGCAGGAGATGCTGGGCTACATCAACTCCGAGCTGCACAAGACCTACTCGCCCCTCTTCAGCCCGGCGACGCCCGACGTCACGCGCGAGGAGCGCAAGGCGTACCTGCACAAGCGCTACAAGCTCATCGAGGAGCGTCTGGCGGGCAGGGCCTATCTCTTCGGCGACACCTTCACCGTCGCGGACGCCTACCTCTTCACCGTCACCCGCTGGGCGAAGTTCGTGCAGTTGGACCTGTCGGGCTTCCCCAACGTGCTCGCGTTCCAGGAGCGCGTCGCGGCGCGCCCCGCCGTGCGCGAGGCCCTCAAGGCCGAAGGCCTGCTGTCGTGAGGCCCCCGGCCGCTCGCTGAAAGAGCGGCCGCTACTTGCTGTCGAGCGTGAAGACGCCGTCCCAGTCCTCGGGAGGGGCGGCGTCATCCGCAGGCTGTCGCACCGGGCGGCGAAGCGCTGGGACGGCACGTCGTCGGGCGAGGCCAGGAAGGCCTCGCGGGCTTCGGTGAGGCGCCGGGCCTGGTAGAGGACAAGACGCCCAGGATGCATGCCACCAGTGCCGCCCAGCGGTCTGCTCGCACTGGGTCTCCCACCCACGTCACGGAGGTGA from Myxococcus stipitatus carries:
- the gstA gene encoding glutathione transferase GstA, with product MKLYFAPGACSLSPHIVAREAGLDLQLTKVDTQTKVMEGGGDFWKVNAKGYVPALEFEPGDVLTEGTAIVQYLGDQRPATGLVAAAGTRARYQQQEMLGYINSELHKTYSPLFSPATPDVTREERKAYLHKRYKLIEERLAGRAYLFGDTFTVADAYLFTVTRWAKFVQLDLSGFPNVLAFQERVAARPAVREALKAEGLLS
- a CDS encoding helix-turn-helix domain-containing protein, translated to MSLKQRKSKAPPPPPGCPMRTCMTLLGGVWTPNVIWHLSGGPRRFGELIKDIPGISPKVLTTRLRELEAKGAVSREVQPTSPPSVEYTLSELGMELVPVIDAIVRVGTRLKHLNGGQYPDDATRKARRRAASAA